aataatatttttgaccaaaatatgccttcatttgatatTATCCCTCAGTGGTCATATATGAAGCAACACAAATTTTTCAGTTCTCTCTGCAAATGTGGATCAAAtcaaattccttttttttttttcttttaccatCCCTTTGAGAAAGTAATAGAAAAGGAAAAACGTACCAAAATATAACACGACAGTACTAAATATTCTGATATCTATACGAGCATGTCTGTTTCAGCGAAACACAGGTTCAAGTGTTTCCATTTGCATCACTTTATAGTTGAGCCATAGTCTACTTAGAAATACATACATTCttgaaataaatagttttagcaTGGTTACTGCGGTGGCGACTCTCCAcatcagtgaatctgaaaaacTGTATGTAAAGatcattgtttttaaattgcctTCAATTCAGAATCAGCTAAGGGAAACCCATGACGGCCATAGTAAATCAACTATGCcctctgctggatgaaggaAACGGCACTTTACTTCTACGAGACGTCAGCTTGACCAGATGGGAATATTGTACATCAAAGAATGTCATTTTAACGTTTCTCTCAAGGTGCAATGCACTTGCCCCGAGAACAAGAAGGTCATTGGATGTCAACAGCTCAATGCAGAACCTTGAGTATATGATTTGTATATTAACTGTACATTCAAGACATTATCGGCTACAACCATTTAGTGTATAGAAACACAGGTACACAAGTTGTGATGTCaatcatatttaaatgatttttaaaacaaaactaggCAGGAACACAACCCTgctttaattattcaaatcggTGCCTTTTCATAAACAGTCATTTATGAGAAGGCGTTAAGATCTTTGGTTTGGTTCAGACAAGTATGTACATAAAGTCCTAATTTTTATAGagtaaaatatgcaaatataattGAGTTCTCaggtttttttaatgtaatcttAAAGCCCTAATGTTTCTGTATGTGAAATTCATGGTTTGCCATTATCAAATCAAAAGGTGATGGAACAGAGCACTGAACATAACTAAAGCGCTGCATGATCATCTACTTGCACAAGCATTGAGCAGATTTATCTTTAATACAACTTGACTATTGTATGTACATTCCAATTTCATttctgcatatttttttttccccccattaaGTTTGGAACCTAGTTGATATATCAATGTGATATTGTTTATAGTTGTACATCTTTTCTTTGAAATAGTGACTGCATTGTTCCAGAAACCTAGAAATgaccattaaataaaataaatgtttgtacaGGACACTACGAGCACATTCTTTACAGTTAAAACATCAGTAGACCTCCAACCTCATCCTTACATTGTTTAAAGGTGAGACGCTTCATTAGATGTGATGTGGGCACACAGATGTAGCACCTTTTCAATGCGGTTGAGACTTCAGAGGCTTTACAGTATATCATATTAGCAGACTAAAGTGTCACACAATAAAGAGATGCCaagaaataaattttaaaaccagtgtttgtgtaaatgattttattttcctCACAGACCAACAGCAGAAATGTTCCAAAAACCTGCAAGAGATAAATCAAAAAATTGTAGATTTAAAGTTTGACTTGAGAAGGGCAGTTAGTCATAAGTACAAAGACTGGGTCTAAATCCCAACGGGCCTTAAGAGGATATTCAAACCTCTGTAAATTTGCACAATTTCAAATTCTACTATGTGGTTAACCAGTAAAATCATGAACATGACTACCATACAAGTAATGCCTAAAGaccattttatatattaatacatacaATAAACGGTTTACATACAGCACATAGTACACAGTATGCAAATGAACAAAGTACTATAACTCTACTACAgttaattttacttgattaatTATAGCACATCATTCAGACTATGTAATAACACGTTTTTTCCCCCCTACAATCTACTAATAACCTGAATCGCACACACATTTCCGATATGGTCTGCAAGAACAAGCTGAAtgcaaattaaactaaatgtcAGACTTCTGAGGGCAGATGCTCACCTAATGGTCTTAGTTCATCCTCCTGACGAGTCTGTTGATCTGATCCTCCCTGTTTCCTGCATCACCTCCCTCAACAAAGTGGGTGGTCTTCTTGTTCATGCCACCACGAGGGGAGGACAGTTTGAATGGCCAGAGGAAGTTGTTTGCATACTTGAAGTTCTTTCCAACGGTGTAGATCTCATGGATGAGATCCTCAACACAGATGATTCCGCAACGACCTGGAGAGATACAAattatgcgactaaatctttaaaaaaacaaaacaaaacaaaaaacacacacacacactactacTGTAATACCTAATGTTCAATCAGGGTGTGCACTGGCTTGTCCTTACCTAGGGACTTCTCGATAAGGGAGTTGTCTGTCAGTGGAATGCGCTGCTTCCTGATCTTGCCATATCCACGCTTGTAGATGAGCTCACGCACAGATTTAAGGTTGGGGTAACTGAAAACAAAAGCAATATGGGATTTTAGCAAGCATAGAAAATGCATGTAAGTGACAACACATCACATTTGACATTAGACATGCAGTTCACCCATAAATTAACTGTCTTCCTTagagggttactccaccccaaaatgagaattttgtcattaatcacttacccccatgtcgtcccaaacccgtaaaagcttcgtttcgtcttcggaacacaatttaagatactttagatgaaaaccgtgaggcttgtgactgtctcattgactgccaagtaattaACACAGTCAAGGCCCAGATAAGTATGAAAAGCATTTTCaatatgaagcgacgagaatagtttttgtacgcaaagaaaattatttattttctctgcgtacaaaaagtattcttgttgcttcataaaatcagattgaaccactgatggcatcttgacgatgcttttcatacttttctgggccttgactgtgttaattacttggcagtcaatgggacagtcacaaacctcccggttttcatctaaatatcttaaattgtgttcgaTAACAACAGCTTTACGGTTTGGGACTATgaaaagtgattaatgacaaaattttcgttttggggtggagtaaccctttaaattgGTTTGGAGTAATATGAAGATGAACACATTGGAAACTTTAATTTTTGAGCAaagtatacactactgtttataATTAGGGGTTAGCTTATGCTTTTAAAGACATGCTAGCCATTTATTTGACCCAAATttgtaatttcacaatattgctatataaagttaatgttattttattccaGTAATAGCAAATTACTCTAGTCTCGAGTagaacatgatccttcaaaaatcgtttttattatgctgatttggtgcttaaacatttatcaatgttgaaaacagttgctcaACATTTGTGAAAACTGATCCCCAACCATCCTTGCTGGATaactattcatttctttaaaaacaaatctttgagCCCAAACTTTCAAGCAGTATTGTACCTTTAACCATAAGACAGCTGTAAATACACCATGGACATTCACAATTTATACATTCTCAACCCAAAACTTATTTACGTACCCCCAGGCAATGTAGGGCTCTGCAATTCGAAGCATGTTGATGGAGGCCTTGTTCAGCTTCACAAAGACACCGTTGAAGATCTGGCGGAGACGGAGCAGCTGAAGCACCTTGCGGACTTTGGGGCTGACACCATTGATACTGAGGACAAACAACGTATTACATCAACAACTTTCAATAGAGAGTTTCAATAAGATTAATACTTGGTGGTGGTTTCAGAGGATTTGGCTTATTTTCAAGAGGAATCACCATGGTCGATAAGACGGGGAAAAAAGAGCAACATCATTAACCACAACTGGTGACATCTGTCTGCAGCACGGCAGATAAACAAAAAACGTACCCTCTGATCCTGACGACAAAAGCCAGTTTTGGCTCAGCTGGGACGTAGAAGTTGCCTGCCTTGCGAGCCATTCTGCTCATGCGGATTTCACGCCTGTACATCTGCCTGTATTCTTTATGGTAAGCTTCAGCTCTCTTGAAGATGAGCTTCCTGGTGACTTTGCGGGCCTGTGGACATGAGAGGAGATGCTCAATGCTGATgcttttcaaatttattttgaccTCTTTGGATACGACAAGGCAAGCAGGTAAAGTCTGAACCACTAACCTTCTTGTCAGCTGCCACCTTCTTCTGACGGACAGCCTTGATGGCAGCAAACCGCTGTCGCCTCTTCAAGAGGGTTTCAGGGACTGAGGGCACCTTCTTCTTTCTGATGAGAAACCAAAAAGTTGCACATTTGTCATTTTCTTGGTATCCACATTAGGCCTGCAGACCAGGCTATAATGACAACTGtcacatttgaaaataacaaaaaagcacTCTCTACGTATAAACTACACAACCCAGatttatattataaacagtATATAACAACATAACCTTAGACTACTAGGCTACTTTTATTAATAGGAACAGTACTAGCGTGTAGCATAGCATCATGTCTTTGCCTTAAGTTAGCAGTCAGCTAATGACAGCAAGTAAATGTTGGCACGAACAAGAGTATTTCACAGCCTAATACCACATTTTGGTATTTACGTACAGACACGTTTTAATGTTATTACATGAACTGCTTTTTCACACGTTGCTGAGCTGATTCAATCCAGGCAGACTACACGACATTCCCATCAAATTTATTGATTCATCATTCCCCGCTGCTCCCAATTTTCCAATCATAATgcttaaatatacatatattgcaCACTTAGGCTCCAAACAATACCGTATGAGCAATATTACAACCGATGGAAAAGGATTTAAATAGCACGGTATCCAACTTACGTTTCACCCGCCATTATCCCTACAGTAAAAGAGGCTTCTACGCATGCGCGGTGGAGTCTTATAAGCGAGGTCCTTCAGATTTCCGGTTATGTATTAGGTCTCCAGGTCTATTGCCtgcattttaagaataaaagcttaataattattttacttttaagagACTTTCTGGTTGCGCTGAAATTTTATCCTCTGAATTCATTATGTTGAGATGTAGATAGGCTGGAAACCGTGCATTAAATATGAAGCACACGCTATAACTGTTTTGCATAGCAGGCGGACACAAACACGCGTGGAAAGTTATGTAGTCAAGTTAGTTCGATCATATTTAAAGAGCTGGCGAGccacaaaaatacattgttatGGGTAGAATTCATCCTGTCGTGAGGGGATCCAGCTTTTATCCAAGCCTCAACAGGGTGTTTCTTTGAGCACATTTGCGGTTCGATTTCTTTCTTTGCTGTTGGAATTGAAATTCGCTGTAATTTGTTTAGTTTGGCGAGTGGAAACAGAGGCACGCGTACATTATGAATATCGTAACTGAATTATTCGtggttacttttaaaataatatggtcgTTCCTACTGGCCGGTGCTAAATGGTTTATTCCTCCACGGGAAAAGAGTGTGGAGGGCCAAGTGTGTGTTATTACCGGTGCTGGAAGCGGTCTCGGGCGACTCTTTGCGCAGGAGTTTGCCCGGAGACGAGCGACCCTTGTGCTGTGGGACATCAACCGAGAGAGTAACGAAGAGACCGCGGAGATGGTGCGTGAAATCTACCGAGAAACGAAGCCCTCCGCTGGTGAGTTTAATAGTAAACGACCCTTTCCCCCTATTTTTAGTCTTTCACAagcgttttattttattattattgtaataatgtacaATCAACTTCTTAtgtagcaatacatttgttaaaataaCGTTAATTGTCTTTGTTAACGTTACTTAATAAAATGCAttctgttcattgttagttcatgttagctcacgtCCATTAAATAACTATAGAACTTTTGATTTCagtaatgtattagtaaatgttgaaattaattttaagaattcatttttcattgttttttcttttctgttaaCTAATACagttaatgaataataaatgaaacCTTATTGGAAAGTGTTAACAGtatactttttttcttccttaACACATAATcccattttttttaagtaaacacGTGTGTACTCCCTAGTTAACCAAAGTAGAAAGTTTTTAAagactttgtgttttattaatcaTAACTGATATTGATATTTCTTCAGTTGGTCAGAATTTagtggttttatttttagttgacAACTGTGTTAAATACATCAACAACCCTTCAGACCcttcaaaatcaaaatgtaattattactgGGATTAAATGGGATAAGACAGATTTAAACGGGTAAAAATGTGCAGTACTCTTACgtaatctttttctttttaaagggtCTTCAGATAGTGTTCAAGAGTTGCCTCTGTTCCAGCCGAAAGTTTACACATATGTTTGCGACGTCAGTAAACGCGAGAGTGTGTATTCGACTGCAGAGAAGGTGCGCAAAGAGGTGGGCAACATCGACCTGTTGATCAATAATGCTGGAGTTGTGTCAGGACATCATCTTCTCGAGTGCCCTGATGAGCTTATCGAGAGGACTATGATGGTCAACTGCCATGCTCACTTCTGGGTCAGTATGTGGCTTAAATCAACACCATTAATGTCATGTTTCGCACGGTCTTCTCTTTTCACATCTCGTGTTCATCTTCAGATtgtgtatatgtttatattcaCAGACTGCAAAGGCTTTCCTTCCCAAGATGCTTGAGCTGAATCACGGACACATTGTAACTGTAGCTAGCTCACTGGGCTTGTTCACCACTGCTGGTGTAGAGGTAAGAAATGTTTCACTTTTTCCTTCCATCTAGTACAATGTACCACAGTATGTAACAAAGGCACCTTTCTCCTTTTCATTGTAGGACTATTGTGCAAGCAAGTTTGGAGCCATAGGCTTCCATGAGTCTTTGAGCCACGAATTGAAAGCAGCTGATAAGGATGGAATAAAGATGACGCTTGTCTGTCCTTTTTTAGTGGACACTGGCATGTTTAACGGATGCAAAATTAGGTTTGTGGTTTT
This portion of the Onychostoma macrolepis isolate SWU-2019 chromosome 02, ASM1243209v1, whole genome shotgun sequence genome encodes:
- the rpl7 gene encoding 60S ribosomal protein L7; protein product: MAGETKKKVPSVPETLLKRRQRFAAIKAVRQKKVAADKKARKVTRKLIFKRAEAYHKEYRQMYRREIRMSRMARKAGNFYVPAEPKLAFVVRIRGINGVSPKVRKVLQLLRLRQIFNGVFVKLNKASINMLRIAEPYIAWGYPNLKSVRELIYKRGYGKIRKQRIPLTDNSLIEKSLGRCGIICVEDLIHEIYTVGKNFKYANNFLWPFKLSSPRGGMNKKTTHFVEGGDAGNREDQINRLVRRMN
- the rdh10b gene encoding retinol dehydrogenase 10-B, with translation MNIVTELFVVTFKIIWSFLLAGAKWFIPPREKSVEGQVCVITGAGSGLGRLFAQEFARRRATLVLWDINRESNEETAEMVREIYRETKPSAGSSDSVQELPLFQPKVYTYVCDVSKRESVYSTAEKVRKEVGNIDLLINNAGVVSGHHLLECPDELIERTMMVNCHAHFWTAKAFLPKMLELNHGHIVTVASSLGLFTTAGVEDYCASKFGAIGFHESLSHELKAADKDGIKMTLVCPFLVDTGMFNGCKIRKEMAPLFPPLKPEHCVKQAMRAILTDQPMICTPRVMYMVTFMKTVLPFDAIVCMYRFIGADKCMYPFLAQRKESTNNNESKTGI